One window of Trifolium pratense cultivar HEN17-A07 linkage group LG5, ARS_RC_1.1, whole genome shotgun sequence genomic DNA carries:
- the LOC123886656 gene encoding uncharacterized protein LOC123886656 — protein MDTTWITQPRNTPEYAKGLNGFLDFAFKNRPNGMAKCPCKKCGFKTPQSRSVMYDHLRATPFPVGYTDWCYHGEVAIGENSNGSSSNPTNAVHDITNGEDPIQNMLNDAFGVDRNHANEVPIASNVDIEIDEDVTPDATQEGNEAKEFYELAKEGEQPLYEGCKKYSKLAFLVKLYHIKCLCGMSDKSMTMILELLQDAFEHAKIPSSFYEAKKTITKLGLNYVKIPACPKDCMLYWGNKEDEERETCKVCHTSRWKSSIKSKERETGNADNSLKKIPAKVLRYFPLKPRLQRLFLSSKTSEDMRWHALSNNNDEMMRHPRDSEAWKRFDSTHPWFASDARNVRLALATDGFNPFGIMSSNYSVWPVILIPYNTPPWVCMKQTSFIMSMIIPGKNAPGNNIDVYLQPLMKELQDLWTTGVDAYDSFKHEMFKLHAALMWTISDFPGLGNLSGWNTYTGYACPTCNKDFKPCRLKNGKKWCFMGHRRFLDRRHRFRLNRIRFNGEQELRDPSRMLSGSEILEQICDINVTFGRSVEKKKLRKRSQLEDGPKWNKKSIFFELPYWKDNCLRHNLDMMHIEKNVCENIIFTLLNDSGKSKDNLNARKDLKLMEIRPDLWPNESGKYALAVYAMTNRGRKDFLATLKNINVPDGYSSNISRCIDLDNGKLNGMLKSHDCHVLMEQLLPLAMRTSLPDKVSAVLIELCSFFRQLCGKVLKVEDLDMLQNKIVLTLCHMEMLFPPSFFTVMVHLVVHLVEEAKLGGPVHYRWMYPIERYLGHLKSYVRNKARPEGSIAEGYLLEEILTFCSRYLDDIETRWNRCGRVDDEPNDEQPQSRMSELFPLIGKPVGGSSYFTLTRREKLQAHRHVLTNCPVVDYYIQQFRTIVKRQMRGRHSSEVDKKVHREFVHWFSNRIGNNLDSLSGPDKDVLISLAQGPLDQARRFTAYNVNGFKFRTLARDKLLKTQNSGVFGSFGTRSYSSSSDDHMRFGDVPYYGRLIDIVELFYCGFSIVMFKCEWANTTNPRGMKKDKLGFTSINFASLRHTGEHEDDEPYIKASEALMVFYVDDEKEQGWSIPVHLKPRDLYDMGEDESEIMASNETYPSQNLEELFQDDNTHIPLARVVIDEDPESSAINHHSDDDNNDMLI, from the exons ATGGATACGACTTGGATTACACAACCACGAAATACGCCAGAGTATGCTAAAGGACTTAATGGATTCCttgattttgcctttaaaaatCGTCCAAATGGAATGGCAAAATGTCCCTGTAAAAAATGCGGTTTCAAAACACCGCAAAGTAGAAGTGTGATGTATGATCACTTAAGAGCGACACCATTTCCAGTGGGATACACTGATTGGTGCTATCACGGTGAGGTCGCGATAGGAGAAAATAGTAATGGTTCATCTAGTAATCCTACAAATGCAGTTCATGACATTACAAATGGAGAAGATCCTATCCAGAACATGCTTAACGATGCTTTTGGAGTTGATAGGAATCATGCAAATGAAGTGCCTATTGCATCGAATGTCGATATTGAAATAGATGAAGATGTGACACCGGACGCGACTCAGGAGGGGAATGAAGCAAAAGAGTTTTATGAATTAGCAAAAGAGGGGGAACAACCTTTGTATGAAGggtgtaaaaaatattcaaagttGGCTTTTTTGGTGAAGTTGTATCATATCAAATGCTTGTGTGGAATGAGTGATAAGTCCATGACAATGATTTTAGAACTCTTGCAAGATGCATTTGAACATGCAAAGATTCCAAGCTCATTTTATGAGGCGAAGAAAACAATCACGAAACTTGGTTTGAACTATGTAAAGATTCCTGCTTGTCCGAAGGATTGTATGCTTTACTGGGGAAATAAAGAAGATGAGGAGAGGGAAACTTGTAAAGTTTGTCACACTTCCAGATGGAAATCAAGTATAAAATCTAAGGAGCGTGAGACAGGAAACGCTGACAACAGTTTGAAGAAAATCCCTGCAAAAGTTCTTCGTTATTTTCCATTAAAACCTCGATTACAAAGACTATTTTTGTCTTCAAAGACATCGGAGGATATGAGATGGCATGCTTTAAGTAATAACAATGATGAAATGATGAGGCATCCTAGAGATTCTGAAGCATGGAAACGATTTGACTCGACACACCCTTGGTTTGCATCGGATGCACGAAATGTCCGTCTTGCATTAGCTACTGATGGGTTTAATCCCTTTGGCATTATGAGTTCAAACTACAGTGTCTGGCCCGTAATTCTCATTCCATACAATACTCCTCCATGGGTGTGCATGAAGCAGACATCTTTTATAATGTCGATGATAATTCCTGGAAAAAATGCTCCAGGAAATAACATAGATGTCTACTTACAACCTTTAATGAAAGAGCTGCAAGATTTATGGACAACCGGTGTAGATGCTTATGATTCTTTCAAGCATGAGATGTTCAAATTACATGCAGCTTTGATGTGGACAATAAGCGATTTTCCTGGTCTAGGTAATCTCTCTGGGTGGAACACGTACACTGGATATGCTTGTCCAACTTGTAACAAAGACTTTAAACCTTGCCGTCTTAAAAATGGCAAAAAATGGTGTTTTATGGGCCATCGTCGGTTTCTTGATCGGAGACATCGATTTAGATTGAACCGAATTCGCTTTAATGGTGAGCAAGAATTGCGCGATCCATCAAGAATGTTATCTGGTTCAGAAATTCTTGAACAAATTTGTGACATTAACGTCACATTTGGCAGAAGTGTAGAGAAGAAAAAGCTTAGAAAAAGGTCACAACTTGAAGATGGTCCAAAGTGGAACAAGAAAAGCATATTTTTTGAACTTCCATATTGGAAAGATAATTGTTTGCGCCACAATCTTGACATGATGCACATTGAAAAGAATGTATGTGAAAATATCATATTTACTTTGCTAAATGATAGTGGAAAAAGTAAAGATAATCTTAATGCTCGAAAAGACCTTAAACTCATGGAGATAAGACCTGACCTCTGGCCAAATGAAAGTGGAAAATATGCGTTAGCTGTATATGCAATGACTAATAGAGGTAGGAAGGATTTCTTGGCTACTTTAAAGAACATTAATGTGCCTGATGGGTATTCGAGTAACATTTCTAGGTGCATTGATTTGGATAATGGCAAGTTGAATGGGATGCTAAAAAGTCACGATTGTCATGTATTGATGGAGCAACTGTTACCGTTAGCCATGCGGACATCATTGCCTGACAAGGTTTCGGCAGTATTAATTGAGTTGTGCTCATTCTTTAGACAATTGTGTGGTAAAGTGCTTAAAGTTGAAGATTTGGACATGTTGCAAAATAAAATCGTCCTCACTTTATGCCACATGGAAATGTTATTTCCTCCTTCATTTTTCACTGTTATGGTTCACTTGGTTGTTCACCTTGTTGAAGAAGCTAAGCTTGGAGGTCCTGTTCATTATCGGTGGATGTATCCTATAGAAAG GTACCTAGGACATCTAAAATCATATGTTCGTAATAAAGCACGACCTGAAGGCTCAATAGCTGAAGGTTACCTTCTCGAAGAGATTCTTACCTTTTGTTCAAGGTATTTGGACGATATTGAAACAAGATGGAATCGATGTGGTCGTGTAGATGATGAACCTAATGATGAACAACCTCAATCACGAATGTCTGAATTGTTTCCTTTAATTGGAAAACCAGTCGGAGGCTCTTCATATTTTACCCTTACACGAAGAGAAAAGTTGCAGGCTCATCGGCACGTTTTAACAAATTGCCCTGTAGTTGATTATTATATTCA GCAATTTAGAACTATAGTAAAGAGACAAATGAGGGGAAGGCATTCTTCTGAGGTAGACAAAAAAGTCCATAGAGAATTCGTTCATTGGTTTTCCAATCGT ATTGGCAACAATCTTGACAGTCTTAGCGGACCAGATAAAGATGTTCTTATTAGTCTAGCACAAGGTCCTCTGGACCAAGCTAGAAGGTTTACTGCTTACAATGTTAATGGATTCAAATTTCGGACCTTGGCACGAGACAAGTTATTGAAAACACAAAACAGTGGAGTTTTTGGCTCATTTGGAACAAGAAGTTACTCAAGCAGTAGTGATGACCATATGAGGTTTGGAGACGTGCCTTACTATGGCAGATTAATAGATATCGTTGAGCTTTTCTATTGCGGCTTTTCGATTGTCATGTTCAAATGTGAATGGGCTAATACAACTAACCCAAGAGGCATGAAGAAAGATAAATTGGGTTTTACTTCTATTAACTTCGCAAGCTTAAGACATACTGGAGAACACGAAGATGATGAACCATACATCAAAGCTTCTGAAGCTCTAATGGTCTTTTATGTCGATGATGAGAAGGAACAAGGTTGGAGCATACCAGTTCATTTGAAGCCAAGAGACTTGTACGACATGGGTGAAGATGAAAGTGAAATAATGGCATCCAATGAGACATATCCATCACAAAACTTGGAAGAACTCTTTCAAGATGATAACACACATATCCCTTTAGCAAGAGTTGTAATAGACGAGGATCCTGAAAGTTCAGCCATCAATCATCACtctgatgatgataataatgatATGTTAATTTGA
- the LOC123883810 gene encoding uncharacterized protein LOC123883810 translates to MEKTWSDLTPYEVERQRTIAANNKKLEALNIPRLSQSIQKSSSTKKDKMRFVRPGDLQVAANNKRLRSHDIPKPPPPVIIPSSSASQDAPPSSPTHDATSHRLTKKGRPKRSQPPHFQFQPQYQHQPSPPSSPPQHQPSPPPPQHQPPPPPPQHQPSPPQPQHQSSEPEHEVVLERLSQPRQPLPPPPPRNHAHWIVDVIDDDGNVRQKSVEVNDLIPNKVGFKVQTIWNDDHQPIGEAGGLLSGYIGFLASSDELLPIMYPKWPKVPLAKKDLIYDNNIKAKFVVSDTNKFHKKWIYTSLGKRWRERRCFLFNKYYDWALTVEQNIEQFPPEVTKDHWAMYLNYRLSPDTMAKADKNALNRQKQRIPHTLGTRSLARTRDIMEQRDGRSYSRGDMYEISHTKRNGSYVNDEARQKNEELQKERQTSSDNEAFVTVFGKEHHGYVRGMGLGPTPSQNNGSSSRPSVSTSSSTADAKIAKMQSEIDVLTKEVAEVNELKAKVAEFDAMKEQFALIMANMQNQGYNIGSPFEVRRSFESSHNVEGNQATPDDST, encoded by the exons ATGGAGAAGACATGGAGCGATTTGACACCGTATGAGGTGGAAAGACAGAGAACAATAGCAGCAAATAACAAGAAGTTGGAAGCTCTAAATATTCCTCGTCTATCGCAATCCATCCAAAAATCGTCTTCTACTAAG AAGGACAAAATGAGATTTGTAAGACCCGGAGATCTTCAAGTAGCAGCCAACAATAAACGCTTGCGTTCTCATGATATACCAAAACCACCTCCACCGGTGATAATACCATCATCATCAGCTTCACAAGATGCACCACCATCATCACCTACACATGATGCAACATCACATAGGTTAACCAAAAAAGGAAGACCTAAACGTTCTCAACCTCCACATTTCCAATTTCAACCTCAATATCAACATCAACCATCTCCACCTTCATCTCCACCTCAACACCAACCATCTCCACCTCCACCTCAACACCAACCACCTCCACCTCCACCTCAACACCAACCATCTCCACCTCAACCACAACATCAATCATCAGAACCGGAACATGAAGTTGTACTTGAACGTCTATCTCAACCACGACAACCTCTACCTCCACCACCTCCACGTAATCATGCACATTGGATTGTGGATGTTATTG ATGATGATGGTAATGTTAGACAAAAAAGTGTAGAAGTGAACGACTTAATCCCGAACAAAGTGGGATTTAAGGTGCAAACAATCTGGAATGATGACCATCAGCCCATAGGAGAGGCAGGTGGACTGTTATCAGGATATATTGGCTTTCTTGCTAGTAGTGATGAATTGCTTCCTATAATGTATCCAAAATGGCCCAAAGTTCCGTTGGCAAAGAAAGACTTAATTTATGATAACAACATAAAG GCTAAATTTGTTGTAAGTGATACAAACAAGTTTCATAAGAAGTGGATTTATACAAGCTTGGGAAAGAGGTGGAGGGAACGTCGGTGCTTTCTATTCAATAAGTATTATGATTGGGCTCTTACTGTTGAACAAAACATAGAGCAATTTCCACCTGAAGTTACAAAAGATCATTGGGCCATGTATTTGAATTATAGATTGTCTCCGGATACTATG GCGAAAGCAGACAAAAATGCTCTAAATCGCCAAAAGCAACGTATTCCCCATACGTTAGGCACAAGGTCACTAGCAAGAACACGAGATATTATG GAACAAAGAGATGGACGGTCTTACAGTAGAGGAGACATGTATGAAATCTCTCACACGAAGAGGAACGGATCATATGTTAATGATGAGGCTCGacaaaaaaat GAAGAGTTACAAAAAGAAAGGCAGACATCATCTGATAATGAGGCTTTTGTGACCGTGTTTGGAAAAGAGCATCATGGTTATGTTCGAGGAATGGGACTTGGTCCAACACCATCTCAAAATAATGGTTCTAGTTCTCGTCCTTCAGTATCAACTTCTTCATCGACTGCTGATGCCAAAATAGCTAAGATGCAAAGCGAAATTGATGTGCTAACTAAAGAAGTTGCTGAAGTTAATGAGCTTAAAGCTAAAGTTGCTGAATTTGATGCAATGAAGGAACAATTTGCTCTTATTATGGCTAATATGCAAAACCAG gGGTATAACATAGGATCGCCGTTTGAAGTACGACGCTCTTTTGAGTCTAGTCATAATGTTGAGGGTAATCAAGCAACTCCAGACGATTCAACTtag